In Chrysoperla carnea chromosome 2, inChrCarn1.1, whole genome shotgun sequence, the following proteins share a genomic window:
- the LOC123293562 gene encoding ubiquinol-cytochrome-c reductase complex assembly factor 1: MLSNRILFILKNKSIYQNAQQRVIYFGSHITRNFSTKNKPNIAEKYGNDNNSGFKNFLKRFNLFDYTSIKLKVSGYVVYESIVDNTDYTSFFEKYNLPDTFYTWFVVTELHIWILSVRALAEGDDGRTIRNAMIEALWTDVQRRGKKLLIPSSELSRQINELAAQFNAALIGYDEGLLSEDDRILAGALWRRIFQQKCSSAQELDALTEYVRHQISHYDKLSKEELFERRDNIIWSDGK; the protein is encoded by the exons ATGTTATCgaatcgaattttatttattttaaag aataaatcaatttatcagAATGCACAACAACGGGTAATATATTTTGGATCACACATTACAAGAAATTTTAGcacaaaaaataaaccaaatattgCAGAGAAATATGGAAATGACAATAATAgtggatttaaaaattttctgaaacgttttaatttattcgatTACACTTCGATT aaattaaaagttTCTGGATATGTTGTGTATGAGTCTATTGTGGATAACACTGATTATAcgtcttttttcgaaaaatacaatttacctGATACATTTTATACATGGTTCGTTGTCACCGAATTACATATATGGATATTGTCTGTACGAGCATTAGCTGAAGGTGATGATGGAAGAACAATTAGAAATGCTATGATAGAAGCGCTATGGACAGATGTACAACGTCGTGGTAAAAAGCTTTTg atTCCATCGTCAGAATTATCAAGACAGATTAATGAATTGGCTGCCCAATTTAATGCAGCTCTTATTGGTTACGATGAAGGTTTATTATCGGAGGATGATCGTATTTTAGCTGGAGCACTTTGGCGACgtatatttcaacaaaaatgttCTAGTGCACAAGAATTAGATGCTCTAACAGAATATGTTAGGCATCAG atatcacATTACGATAAGTTATcaaaagaagaattatttgagAGACGTGATAATATCATATGGTCCGATGGAAAATGA
- the LOC123291703 gene encoding zinc finger protein 800 encodes MAGPRPASRLKSRNKNQRKGGKPENDGSNSNGNDGTKQDEAVLKKPIETSVIGLIRALKVLENGTPEVRDYLSNECDIIYECRVCRSLFRSLANFILHKRVYCQDTYESTFNRDRRFQEDEQLFIQSETELKQEDDNQETDKKSKDLSSIIDRLGKKIDTNPFPTTNVKISDLPITSHEDNIKNVLSLQTVEGTVSGMFQTISENSYENDSEFMKTEVMELHMMENDGGAVIGPDGRCLGFRTSTKSPNTVYNDFKMDFMNEDSYNGKLECEKCNQKFSTRKTLRFHLNTKHSENRLVYPCPDCAETFVNPWGVYRHLFKVHRKTSSEVRKLRDTVQNSSYQMDQAPIRKIKPDTNTEIVLSEQERLHKKNEEWMENLECDNDLQCCGGCGRRFERKAALHSHSLMCQKRIAACNKIKRAAQSDDKSSSAKSKSVVKKNLIMKKKSNNEDSTPEKNSYDVTPNESRSSSRAEIITENIFVEKETISSKNSSSINSLKLILSDDDSLEEVPVKDPLGVSDTEETTPPIVPTPTPPTTETTVSRVIFNDVDTSLPTDKNSEKDSSSISATDKDNMTLENINDDNLKPIGPTFINDMLAVRMKAFTNVGRKFVCMPCDYRYSSLASLRRHMAIHFSWKRFRCLRCDFMCFDKREAIVHAQTTHHATLDVIKKFVTRMPETESDSYSSKVFLPLNTTPQEIITLDDSDDDSTKHENQNMEDAKSTTSSTVAANDEDSNVQNEFSRNLIMEMIIGNSEPSQKINISSSSIESSNSTCDLPPSMNTSEVDPLPPTSTIVESTSKFSSDLIVETKLSNETIEKLSNEIILSSAPSTSNTDDSIKTSTNISSSRPVRNRVKPVNKDFIYDMSAFTSEVEDFSYTTKSKRKTDCDIKDIEQNKFTLDTSDTITTSSSKAKKRRRNSKVYTSSNCSNSSNNSWESNENVRIVPIIDYTQISSSNFIRKPEEIITNDRNDLVITPTSTTHSSQSDKTSIVTTTTDSEQTPVSTEFMIHSVMSVNT; translated from the exons ATGGCAGGACCACGTCCAGCTTCACGTTTAAAATCGAGAAACAAAAATCAACGAAAAGGTGGTAAGCCAGAAAATGACGGATCAAATTCAAATGGAAATGATGGTACAAAACAAGATGAAGCTGTTTTAAAGAAACCAATTGAAACAAGTGTGATTGGTCTTATTCGAGCATTGAAAGTTTTGGAAAATGGGACACCAGAAGTACGCGATTATTTATCGAATGAATGCgatattatatatgaatgtcGTGTTTGTCGAAGTTTGTTCCGAAGTCTTGCAAATTTTATACTTCATAAACGAGTCTATTGCCAAGATACATATGAGTCGACGTTTAATCGAGATAGACGCTTTCAG gaagatgaacaattatttattcaatccgAAACCGAACTGAAACAAGAAGATGATAATCAAGAAACCGATAAGAAATCTAAAGATTTATCATCGATAATAGATCGTTTAGGGAAGAAAATAGATACCAATCCATTTCCAACTacgaatgttaaaatatctgatTTACCCATAACTAGCCAtgaagataatataaaaaatgttttaagtttaCAAACTGTGGAAGGAACAGTATCTGGAATGTTTCAAACTATTAGCGAAAATTCATATGAAAATGACTCGGAATTTATGAAAActgaa GTCATGGAATTGCATATGATGGAAAATGATGGTGGGGCTGTTATAGGTCCTGATGGTCGTTGCTTAGGATTCAGAACATCCACGAAGAGTCCTAACACGGTGtacaatgattttaaaatggACTTCATGAATGAAGATTCTTATAATGGCAAACTCGAATGTGAAAAAT gcaACCAGAAATTTTCAACTCGAAAAACATTACGTTTTCACTTAAATACAAAACATAGTGAAAATCGTCTAGTTTATCCATGTCCGGATTGTGCTGAAACATTTGTGAATCCATGGGGTGTGTATCGTCATTTATTTAAAGTCCATCGTAAAACATCAAGTGAAGTAAGAAAACTACGTGATACTGTACAAAACAGTTCTTATCAAATGGATCAAGCAccaattagaaaaataaaacctgATACAAATACTGAAATTGTACTTTCAGAACAAGAAcgcttacataaaaaaaatgaagaatggATGGAGAATTTAGAATGTGATAATGATTTGCAATGTTGTGGCGGATGTGGCCGACGTTTTGAACGAAAAGCAGCCTTGCATTCACACTCGTTGATGTGTCAAAAACGTATTGCAgcctgtaataaaattaaacgcgCTGCACAATCTGATGATAAATCATCATCAGCCAAGTCGAAAAGTGtagttaaaaagaatttaattatgaagaaaaaatcGAACAATGAAGATTCCACACCAGAAAAGAATAGTTATGATGTAACTCCAAATGAATCACGGTCATCGTCTAGAGCCGAAATCATAACAGAAAATATATTCGTTGAGAAag aaACGATATCGAGTAAGAACTCATCGAGCatcaattcattaaaattaattttatcggaTGATGACTCGTTAGAAGAAGTGCCGGTTAAAGATCCACTTGGAGTGTCTGATACCGAAGAAACAACACCTCCAATAGTTCCGACTCCAACACCTCCAACAACAGAAACAACTGTTAGTAGAgtaatttttaatgatgtaGACACGTCATTGCCAACTgataaaaattctgaaaaagacAGCAGTAGCATTTCGGCAACAGATAAAGATAATATGACATTAGAAAACATAAACGATGATAATTTAAAACCAATTGGTCCAACATTTATCAATGATATGCTTGCCGTAAGAATGAAAGCTTTCACAAATGTAGgtcgaaaatttgtttgtatgcCATGCGATTATCGATATAGTTCCTTAGCATCGTTACGCCGTCACATGGCTATACATTTCAGTTGGAAACGTTTCCGTTGTTTACGCTGTGATTTTATGTGTTTTGACAAACGTGAAGCCATAGTTCATGCTCAAACAACTCACCATGCTACGTTGGAtgttattaaaaagtttgtaaCACGTATGCCCGAAACAGAATCTGATAGTTATTCAtcgaaagtatttttaccattGAATACAACCCCTCAAGAAATAATCACGTTAGATGATAGTGACGATGATTCTACAAAacatgaaaatcaaaatatggAGGATGCAAAAAGTACAACCTCATCAACAGTTGCGGCAAATGATGAAGATAGTAATGTACAAAATGAATTTTCGCGAAATTTAATAATGGAAATGATAATCGGCAATAGTGAGCCAagccaaaaaattaatatttcatctaGTTCAATTGAATCAAGTAATAGTACATGTGATCTACCACCATCAATGAACACTTCTGAAGTTGATCCATTACCACCTACATCGACAATTGTAGAATCCACGTCAAAATTTTCAagtgatttaattgttgaaacaaaattatctaatgaaacaattgaaaaattgtcgaatgaaataattttgtctaGCGCGCCATCAACAAGTAATACTGACGACAGTATAAAAACTTCAACAAATATCAGTTCTTCGAGACCAGTACGAAATCGAGTAAAACCAGTCAATAAAGATTTTATCTACGATATGTCAGCCTTCACAAGTGAAGTTGAAGATTTTTCATATACGACAAAATCAAAACGTAAAACCGATTGTGATATTAAAGacattgaacaaaataaatttacattagaTACAAGTGATACGATTACAACATCTTCGTCAAAGGCAAAAAAGCGGCGACGTAATTCTAAAGTATATACATCATCAAATTGTTCTAATTCTAGCAATAATTCATGGGAGTCAAATGAAAATGTACGAATTGTTCCTATTATTGATTATACACAAATTAGTAGCagtaattttattcgaaaacctGAAGAAATTATTACGAATGATCGTAATGATTTAGTGATCACACCGACTTCAACGACACATTCAAGCCAATCTGATAAAACATCGATAGTTACAACAACCACCGATTCAGAACAAACACCAGTGTCAACGGAATTTATGATTCATAGTGTAATGTCAgtgaatacttaa
- the LOC123292479 gene encoding tRNA N(3)-methylcytidine methyltransferase METTL6, protein MDEITDDFNPTQDRILTESEIQKLQMQDTRLVSDFQANKLEIEAKKHWDLFYKRNENRFFKDRHWVTREFFELAELSDEKRVLLEIGCGVGNFIFPLIEDNINFFVYACDLSSKAIDLVKSNKLYDETRVIAFQTDITTEHILSVVALNSVDIVSLIFVLSAIHPEKFTATVSNIYKVLKPGGIVLFRDYALYDLAQIRFKPGHKIAENFYMRQDGTRSYYFSRDKLAEIFTNCGFEVIFNNYVQRRTVNAKEGIDMERLFIQAKFKKT, encoded by the exons ATGGATGAAATAACCGACGATTTTAATCCAACACAAGATCGAATATTAACGGAatcagaaatacaaaaattacaaatgcaaGACACAAGACTGGTATCTGATTTTCAAgcaaataaacttgaaatagAAGCAAAAAAACATTGGGATTTGTTTTACAAACGTAACGAAAACCGTTTTTTTAAAGATCGTCATTGGGTAACACGcgaatttttcgaacttgccGAATTAAGCGATGAAAAGCGTGTTTTATTGGAAATTGGATGTGGTGtgggaaattttatatttccattaattgaagataatattaatttctttgtcTACGCATGTGATTTATCTTCAAAAGCGATTGATCTAGTTAAATCGAATAAATTGTATGATGAAACACGTGTAATCGCGTTTCAAACTGATATTACAACCGAACATATTTTATCAGTGGTCGCGTTAAATAGTGTTGATATtgtatctttaatttttgtattatcggCTATACATCCTGAAAAATTTACGGCGACTGTAtcgaatatttataaagttcTAAAACCAGGTGGAATAGTTTTGTTCAGAGATTATGCATTGTATGATTTGGCTCAAATAAGATTCAAACCGGGTCATAAGAttgctgaaaatttttatatgcggCAGGATGGAACGAG gtCGTATTACTTCTCACGTGATAAGCTTgccgaaatttttacaaattgtggttttgaggttatttttaataattatgttcaAAGGCGTACTGTTAATGCAAAAGAAGGAATTGATATGGAGCGTTTATTCATCCAagcaaaatttaagaaaacg taa